The following proteins are co-located in the Phaenicophaeus curvirostris isolate KB17595 chromosome 12, BPBGC_Pcur_1.0, whole genome shotgun sequence genome:
- the SCAMP2 gene encoding secretory carrier-associated membrane protein 2 — MSGFDTNPFADPVDINPFQDPSVTQLTNANQSGLDEFNPFSESSQLTNAARTTPATQPSGHSQPAVLQTSVEPTPQAVAAAAQAGLLQQQAELERKAAELEKKERELQSSAASINPRQNNWPPLPKRCPIKPCFYQDFSADIPADYQRICKMLYYLWMLHSITLLLNLLACLAWFTVAMERGVDFGLSILWFVLFTPCAFLCWYRPIYKAFRSDSSFSFFVFFFVFFCQIAIYVIQAVGIPGWGDSGWIAALSELHGNLAVAIIMMVVAGFFTLCAVLSLFLLKQVHSLYRRTGASFQRAQEEFSQGILTNRSFQNAAAGAASSAAQSAFRGN; from the exons ATGTCGGGCTTCGACACCAACCCGTTTGCCGACCCGGTGGACATCAACCCCTTCCAG GATCCCTCGGTGACACAGCTCACAAATGCAAACCAAAGTGGTTTGGATGAATTCAACCCATTTTCGGAGAGCTCCCAGCTG ACAAATGCAGCACGGACGACGCCAGCCACACAGCCCTCCGGCCACTCGCAGCCTGCTGTTCTGCAGACGTCGGTGGAGCCCACTCCCCAG GCTGTGGCTGCGGCAGCGCAGGCTGGGCTCcttcagcagcaggcagagttAGAGCGGAAGGCAGCTGAGTTGGAGAAGAAGGAACGGGAACTGCAAAGTAGTGCAGCCAGCATTAATC cGAGACAGAACAACTGGCCACCTCTTCCCAAGAGATGTCCCATCAAACCCTGTTTTTACCAGGATTTTTCTGCAGATATCCCAGCCGACTACCAACGGATATGCAAGATGCTGTATTACTTGTGGATGC TGCATTCGATTACCCTGCTCCTAAACCTGCTGGCTTGCCTCGCGTGGTTCACAGTTGCAATGGAAAGAGGAGTGGACTTTGGTCTCTCGATCCTGTGGTTTGTTTTATTCACCCCTTGTGCCTTTCTCTGTTGGTACCGACCAATTTACAAGGCTTTCAG GTCTGACAGCTCCTTCAGCTTCTTCGTCTTCTTTTTCGTCTTCTTCTGCCAAATAGCAATCTACGTCATCCAGGCTGTCGGCATTCCTGGTTGGGGAGACAG CGGATGGATCGCAGCGCTGTCGGAGCTGCACGGGAACCTGGCCGTGGCTATTATCATGATGGTGGTGGCAGGATTCTTCACGCTGTGCGCGgttctctccctcttcctcctgaaGCAG GTGCATTCCCTGTATCGGCGCACAGGAGCAAGTTTCCAAAGGGCACAGGAAGAGTTTTCCCAAGGCATCCTCACCAACAGGAGCTTCCAGAACgccgcggcgggggcggccTCCTCAGCCGCACAGAGTGCTTTTCGGGGGAACTAG
- the FAM219B gene encoding protein FAM219B isoform X2 — MATGGGGGVGLTQAESKRLSKAADGVEKRGPYLMGKPPSIHAKLQRQRQLAKAALHRQGLLQAPAPQHPKLPAKRSVKFHKGYTALSQTADENLVSLDSDSDGELGSRCSSGYSSAEVNQDLSRQLLQDGYHLDEVPDDEDLDLIPPKPVSSSSCPCCFGDSLSCVIQ, encoded by the exons ATGGCgacgggcggcggcggcggagtgGGG CTGACCCAGGCTGAAAGCAAGAGGCTGAGCAAGGCGGCAGATGGGGTGGAGAAAAGAGGACCATACCTCATGGGCAAGCCCCCCTCCATTCACGCCAAGCTCC AGAGGCAGCGCCAGCTGGCGAAGGCAGCGCTCCAcaggcaggggctgctgcaggcACCTGCACCCCAACACCCGAAGCTGCCAGCTAAAAG GTCAGTGAAGTTTCACAAGGGCTACACGGCACTCAGCCAGACAGCGGATGAAAACCTGGTCTCTCTTGATTCAgacag CGACGGGGAGCTGGGATCCCGCTGTTCCTCGGGCTACTCCTCCGCCGAG GTGAACCAGGACCTGAGccggcagctgctgcaggatggTTATCACCTCGACGAGGTCCCAGATGATGAAGATCTGGATCTCATCCCTCCAAAACCcgtttcctcctcctcttgcccTTGTTGTTTTGGAGACTCTCTCTCCTGTGTGATCCAGTAG
- the CPLX3 gene encoding complexin-3 has translation MAFMVKSMVGGQLKNLTGGLGGEEKSEGEKSPAEAQGMTREEYEEYQRQLVEEKMERDAQFAQRKAERATVRSHFREKYRLPKNETDDNQIQLVGGDVELPKELAKMIEQDNEEEEEKNSVIGQLSNIQNLDLDSLKDKASATLEDLKQSAEKCTVM, from the exons ATGGCGTTCATGGTGAAGAGCATGGTAGGGGGGCAGCTGAAGAACCTGACAGGTGGCCTTGGAGGCGAGGAGAAGAGCGAGGGTGAGAAGTCTCCAGCCGAGGCACAAGGCATGACCCGGGAGGAGTACGAGGAATATCAGCGGCAGCTGGTGGAGGAGAA GATGGAGAGAGATGCCCAGTTTGCCCAGCGCAAGGCAGAGAGAGCCACGGTCAGGTCCCACTTCCGAGAAAAGTACCGGCTCCCAAAG AACGAAACGGATGACAATCAGATCCAGCTGGTGGGAGGTGACGTGGAGCTGCCCAAAGAGCTGGCCAAGATGATCGAGCAGGACAacgaggaagaggaagagaagaactcGGTTATTGGCCAGCTCAGCAACATCCAGAACCTGGACCTTGATTCCTTGAAAGACAAAGCTTCGGCCACGCTAGAGGACCTGAAGCAATCGGCTGAGAAATGCACCGTGATGTGA
- the MPI gene encoding mannose-6-phosphate isomerase, producing MAETRVFPLSCAVQSYAWGKLGLQSEVAKLVASSDPLVQIQPEQPYAELWMGTHPRGDSVILDNRIPQKTLGQWIAANPACLGEKVLDAFQGRLPFLFKVLSVNTALSIQAHPNKELAAKLHAQFPEHYPDANHKPEMAIALTRFEGLCGFRPVEEIVSFLQAVPELRALIGEVAAEQLERSGSDDPRGVSAALRVCFTRLMKSEKKFFVDQLNTLVKRVSQEAAEGKDTSASNGDLLLRLHSQYPGDIGCFTIYFLNLVRLEPGEAMFLGANEPHAYLHGDCVECMACSDNTVRAGLTPKFIDVLTLCEMLNYTPAPSSSKIFPATQSQLDPSVCLYDPPVPDFAVMKIEIPASIKLYLVSAVDSASILLVVQGMAVGTSTAAASEMPLRRGSVLFISANESISLHLSSPDGMLLFRACCLL from the exons ATGGCGGAGACCCGCG TGTTCCCGCTGTCCTGTGCCGTGCAGAGCTACGCCTGGGGCAAGCTGGGGCTGCAGAGCGAGGTAGCCAAGCTGGTGGCCAGCAGTGATCCACTGGTCCAGATCCAGCCGGAGCAGCCCTACGCGGAG CTCTGGATGGGCACGCACCCCCGAGGTGACTCCGTCATCCTGGATAACCGTATCCCTCAAAAGACCCTGGGCCAGTGGATCGCGGCCAACCCCGCCTGCCTTGGGGAGAAGGTGCTGGACGCTTTCCAGGGGCGCCTGCCCTTCCTCTTCAAGGTGCTGTCGGTCAACACCGCCCTCTCCATCCAGGCACACCCCAACAAG gagctggcagCGAAGCTGCACGCCCAGTTCCCCGAGCACTACCCTGACGCCAACCACAAGCCTGAGATGGCCATTGCTCTCACCCGCTTCGAGGGCTTGTGCGGCTTCCGACCAGTGGAGGAGATCGTCTCCTTCCTCCAGG CTGTCCCTGAGCTGCGGGCACTGATCGGGGAGGTGGCTGCGGAGCAGCTGGAGCGGAGCGGGAGCGACGACCCCCGTGGCGTCTCAGCCGCCCTCCGCGTCTGCTTCACTCGCCTGATGAAGAGCGAGAAGAAGTTCTTCGTCGATCAGCTGAACACGCTGGTGAAGAGGGTCTCCCAGGAAG cagcagaagggaaggacACATCGGCGAGCAATGGGGACCTTCTGCTGCGGCTGCACTCTCAGTATCCAGGGGACATCGGCTGCTTCACCATCTACTTCCTCAACCTGGTGAGGCTGGAGCCAGGAGAAGCCATGTTCCTGGGAGCCAACGAGCCCCACGCGTACCTGCACGGAG ATTGTGTGGAGTGCATGGCGTGCTCAGATAACACAGTCCGCGCCGGGCTCACCCCCAAATTCATTGACGTCCTCACTTTGTGTGAGATGCTCAACTACACGCCAGCACCCAGCAGCTCCAAGATCTTCCCGGCCACGCAGAGCCAGCTCGACCCCAGTGTCTGCCTCTACGACCCACCCGTGCCAGACTTTGCTGTCATGAAAATAGAG ATCCCTGCCTCCATCAAGCTGTACCTCGTCTCTGCCGTGGACTCTGCCAGCATCCTGTTGGTGGTCCAAGGGATGGCTGTGGGCACCTCCACAGCCGCAGCCTCCGAAATGCCTCTGCGCCGCGGCTCCGTGCTCTTCATCTCTGCCAACGAGAGCATCTCCCTCCACCTCTCCTCACCGGATGGGATGCTGCTCTTCCGAGCCTGCTGCCTCCTCTGA
- the ULK3 gene encoding serine/threonine-protein kinase ULK3 encodes MAGAGAGWAPPRLDGFILTERLGAGTYATVYKAYRKRDTREVVAIKCVSKSSLNRASVENLLTEIEILKTIRHPHVVELKDFQWDNDHIYLIMEFCAGGDLSRFIRMRRMLPEKVARIFLQQLACALKFLHDHNISHLDLKPQNILLSAPENPQLKLADFGFAQHMSPWDEKHVLRGSPLYMAPEMVCRQHYDARADLWSVGVILYEALFGKPPFASRSFAELEEKIRSDRAVELPSRPLLSPECRDLLGQLLERDPLKRISFECFFAHPFVDMEHVPGPESLAKATDLVVEAVKKDKEGDASAALSLYCKALEYFVPALHYESDTRRKEAIRAKVGQYISRAEELKALVTSSNKNLLQQGNPARELLKEMAKDKPRLCAALEIASAAIAKEEEGRDDRDTLELYQQSLGELLLLLAAEPAGRRRELLHAEIQTLMSRAEYLKDQMKMRETQSMGKAALAEPVRSSEYPSPSCQRGAWRCSVPPCGCGPEVGIVPTAATTIGLFQLWVIPTQHALLSLIMGLSVAGSSLGWVTMCDHPLSPCTAFAYGSCLFGWILIPKSFSGSAERVPSLDLPNPTGHCRLAVPAAGMGSGTLPALGCAFLTQQLPLCTSHGLPGLRQPIALPQPL; translated from the exons atggcgggggccggggcggggtgGGCTCCGCCGCGCCTGGACGGCTTCATCCTCACCGAGCGCCTCGGCGCCGGCACCTACGCCACCGTCTACAAGGCCTACAGGAAG CGGGACACGCGGGAGGTGGTGGCCATCAAGTGTGTGAGCAAGAGTAGCCTCAACCGGGCATCGGTGGAGAACCTGCTGACCGAGATCGAGATCCTGAAGACTATCCGCCACCCTCACGTCGTGGAGCTCAAGGACTTCCAG TGGGACAATGACCACATTTACCTTATCATGGAGTTCTGTGCCGGCGGGGATCTCTCCCGCTTCATCCGGATGCGCAGGATGCTCCCCGAGAAGGTGGCACGCATCTTCCTGCAACAGCTCG CCTGCGCCCTCAAGTTCCTCCATGACCACAACATCTCCCACCTGGACCTCAAGCCGCAAAACATCCTCCTGAGTGCCCCGGAGAACCCCCAGCTGAAGCTGGCAG ATTTTGGGTTTGCGCAGCACATGTCGCCGTGGGACGAGAAGCACGTTCTGCGGGGCTCCCCGCTCTACATGGCCCCCGAGATGGTTTGCCGCCAGCACTATGACGCCCGGGCAGACCTGTGGTCGGTGGGCGTCATCCTTTATG AAGCACTTTTTGGGAAGCCGCCCTTTGCTTCCCGCTCTTTTgctgagctggaggagaagatcCGCAGCGACCGGGCTGTCGAG cttcccaGTCGGCCCCTGCTCTCCCCAGAATGCCGGGATCTCTTAGGGCAGCTCTTGGAGAGGGACCCTTTGAAGCGCATCTCCTTCGAGTGCTTCTTTGCTCACCCCTTTGTGGATATGGAGCACGTCCCCGGCCCCGAGAGCCTCGCCAAGGCG ACCGACCTGGTGGTGGAGGCGGtgaagaaagataaagaaggagATGCTTCCGCCGCTCTCTCTCTTTACTGCAAAGCCCTGGAGTATTTTGTGCCGGCTCTGCACT ATGAAAGCGACACTCGCCGGAAAGAAGCCATCCGGGCCAAG GTGGGGCAATACATCTCCCGAGCGGAGGAGCTGAAGGCATTGGTCACCTCCAGCAACAAGAACCTCCTGCAGCAAGGGAACCCGGCCAGAGAGCTTCTTAAAG AGATGGCCAAGGACAAACCTCGGCTCTGCGCTGCACTGGAAATTGCCTCTGCTGCCATTGCAAAG gaggaggaaggcagagatgACAGGGACACCCTGGAGCTCTACCAGCAGAGCCTGGGtgagctgctgctcctcctggctg CGGAGCCTGCAGGGAGGCGGCGTGAGCTGCTCCATGCTGAG ATCCAAACCCTGATGTCTCGAGCTGAGTACTTGAAAGATCAGATGAAG ATGCGGGAGACACAGTCCATGGGCAAGGCAGCGTTGGCAGAGCCTGTCCGGAGCAGTGAGTACCCATCTCCGTCCTGTCAGAGGGGGGCTTGGAGATGCAGTGTCCCCCCTTGTGGCTGTGGTCCCGAGGTGGGGATTGTCCCTACAGCTGCCACAACCATTGGGCTCTTCCAGCTGTGGGTAATCCCCACCCAGCACGCCCTCCTCTCCCTCATCATGGGATTATCTGTGGCTGGGAGCTCGCTGGGCTGGGTGACGATGTGTGACCATCCTCTGTCCCCCTGCACAGCCT TCGCATACGGCTCCTGCCTTTTCGGCTGGATATTAATTCCCAAATCTTTCTCGGGGAGCGCTGAGCGTGTGCCCAGCCTGGATCTACCAAATCCCACCGGTCACTGCAGGCTGGCGGTGCCGGCAGCGGGCATGGGCTCGGGAACGCTGCCTGCCCTCGGCTGTGCCTTCCTCACCCAGCAACTACCTCTCTGCACGTCTCATGGTTTGCCCGGCCTCCGGCAGCCGATTGcactgccccagcccctctAA
- the FAM219B gene encoding protein FAM219B isoform X1, with protein MATGGGGGVGLTQAESKRLSKAADGVEKRGPYLMGKPPSIHAKLQRQRQLAKAALHRQGLLQAPAPQHPKLPAKRSVKFHKGYTALSQTADENLVSLDSDSDGELGSRCSSGYSSAEQVNQDLSRQLLQDGYHLDEVPDDEDLDLIPPKPVSSSSCPCCFGDSLSCVIQ; from the exons ATGGCgacgggcggcggcggcggagtgGGG CTGACCCAGGCTGAAAGCAAGAGGCTGAGCAAGGCGGCAGATGGGGTGGAGAAAAGAGGACCATACCTCATGGGCAAGCCCCCCTCCATTCACGCCAAGCTCC AGAGGCAGCGCCAGCTGGCGAAGGCAGCGCTCCAcaggcaggggctgctgcaggcACCTGCACCCCAACACCCGAAGCTGCCAGCTAAAAG GTCAGTGAAGTTTCACAAGGGCTACACGGCACTCAGCCAGACAGCGGATGAAAACCTGGTCTCTCTTGATTCAgacag CGACGGGGAGCTGGGATCCCGCTGTTCCTCGGGCTACTCCTCCGCCGAG CAGGTGAACCAGGACCTGAGccggcagctgctgcaggatggTTATCACCTCGACGAGGTCCCAGATGATGAAGATCTGGATCTCATCCCTCCAAAACCcgtttcctcctcctcttgcccTTGTTGTTTTGGAGACTCTCTCTCCTGTGTGATCCAGTAG